One part of the Roseomonas gilardii genome encodes these proteins:
- a CDS encoding CorA family divalent cation transporter, whose amino-acid sequence MIPPLQEGGDRTHGRVWALDMPGWRWTHYDLVTPAAFPAIQAEGWGEDVLALMRDKDETPRLQSRDGLVMGILPDFPHQAGLESREAANWRFAMRQDRIVTGRRSSVEGLYHAWQAARDGHAPQSPAGLVDLVLAHFASGVAKRAAALDDEARRIEDDLLSDEPKRGLDESGRRLGVVRRDATRLVRLVAPVVRLLREEEEELPDWAAERSHETARRRILSALDDLRALQEHGRALQDELSARQATETNRNVNTLSVITAVLLPPSLVAGFFGMNTGGMALAEPENGTLWAGGLMLGSVAVTLLLLRLRRII is encoded by the coding sequence ATGATCCCGCCGCTTCAGGAAGGGGGCGACCGCACCCATGGCCGTGTCTGGGCGCTGGACATGCCCGGCTGGCGCTGGACCCACTACGACCTGGTGACGCCCGCGGCCTTTCCCGCGATCCAGGCGGAGGGATGGGGGGAGGATGTCCTCGCCCTGATGCGCGACAAGGACGAGACACCACGCCTGCAATCGCGGGACGGGCTCGTCATGGGAATCCTGCCGGACTTCCCGCACCAGGCCGGGCTCGAATCGCGGGAGGCGGCGAACTGGCGCTTCGCCATGCGGCAGGATCGCATCGTCACGGGGCGGCGGAGTTCCGTGGAGGGGCTTTATCACGCCTGGCAGGCGGCCCGCGACGGGCATGCGCCGCAGAGCCCCGCGGGGCTGGTGGACCTCGTGCTCGCGCATTTCGCGTCGGGGGTGGCGAAGCGCGCCGCGGCCCTCGACGACGAGGCGCGGCGGATCGAGGACGACCTGCTGTCCGACGAGCCGAAGCGGGGGCTGGACGAAAGCGGGCGTCGGCTGGGGGTGGTGCGGCGCGATGCGACCCGGCTGGTCCGCCTGGTCGCGCCGGTGGTGCGGCTGCTGCGGGAGGAAGAGGAGGAGCTTCCGGACTGGGCGGCCGAGCGGAGCCACGAGACGGCAAGGCGGCGCATCCTTTCGGCGCTGGACGACCTGCGGGCGCTGCAGGAACACGGGCGGGCCCTGCAGGACGAGCTTTCCGCGCGGCAGGCGACGGAAACGAACCGCAACGTCAACACCCTGTCGGTGATCACCGCCGTACTGCTGCCGCCGAGCCTGGTGGCGGGCTTCTTCGGGATGAACACGGGCGGCATGGCGCTGGCCGAGCCGGAGAACGGCACGCTCTGGGCCGGGGGGCTGATGCTGGGTTCGGTGGCGGTCACGCTGCTGTTGCTGAGGCTGCGGCGGATCATCTGA